Proteins co-encoded in one Daphnia carinata strain CSIRO-1 chromosome 3, CSIRO_AGI_Dcar_HiC_V3, whole genome shotgun sequence genomic window:
- the LOC130693723 gene encoding actin-related protein 10-like — protein MPIHDNDRHAVVLEIGRAYTKCGFVGENEPRVIIPSKLEGTKKTEGIYLHEYSTKKELHSNLVKFLHHIFFKYLLVNHRERRIVIVESLLCPTEFREVLANVLYVHFEVPSVLFVPSHLVTLYTLGINTAFVIDIGYEETTMIPVCEGTPLIHANQAQPLGAKAIQGRLESLLLLRAKVQGNGGQKVDLVDVMPKLSRAILEDIVVRTCFVTTLPRARQLVAARTDEDGPSPPVPPPTILYPLSGNNNLTLDGSVREESAEVLFETDNEMVSLASMVLDGILASPIDFRVPLAENLVIIGGGSMLPGLKFRLLAEIKDLQQHPKYSSRIALKALKVHKPPAKSNYTAWLGGAILGATEAIATRSYTREVYVQSNRVPDWNNLADNTKEVDSRAG, from the exons ATGCCTATTCATGATAATGATCGTCATGCCGTAGTCTTAGAAATCGGAAGAGCATACACAAA GTGTGGTTTTGTTGGTGAAAACGAACCTCGAGTCATCATTCCCTCTAAGTTagagggaacaaaaaaaacggaaggcATTTATCTTCATGAATATTCAACCAAAAAAGAACTTCATTCCAATCTGGTCAAATTTCTCCACCATATTTTCTTTAA aTATTTGTTGGTCAAtcatagagaaagaagaattGTGATTGTTGAATCTCTATTATGTCCAACAGAGTTTCGTGAAGTCTTGGCGaatgtcctttatgttcattTTGAG gtACCATCTGTACTGTTTGTGCCTTCTCATCTTGTCACTCTTTATACCTTGGGGATCAACACTGCATTTGTGATTGATATTGGATATGAGGAAACAACCATGATACCAGTATGTGAGGGAACTCCTCTGATCCATGCTAATCAGGCCCAGCCTCTAGGAGCTAAAGCAATTCAAGG ACGGTTAGAGTCTCTTTTGTTGCTACGCGCTAAAGTACAGGGAAATGGTGGTCAAAAAGTCGACTTGGTTGATGTTATGCCGAAGCTATCTCGGGCAATCTTAGAAGATATTGTGGTACGCACTTGTTTTGTTACTACGCTGCCAAGAGCCCGTCAACTTGTTGCTGCTCGGACGGATGAAGATGGGCCATCGCCACCTGTGCCACCTCCCACCATTCTTTATCCCTTGTCTGGCAATAATAATTTGACTTTGGATGGGTCTGTCCGTGAAGAATCAGCCGAAGTTCTTTTTGAAACGGATAATGAGATGGTATCACTCGCATCTATGGTGCTGGATGGCATACTCGCA TCACCAATTGATTTCCGCGTCCCGCTTGCCGAAAATCTCGTAATAATAGGCGGAGGATCTATGTTGCCTGGTCTAAAATTTCGTCTACTGGCTGAAATAAAGGATTTGCAGCAACACCCCAAATATTCCAGCCGGATAGCTCTTAAAGCACTAAAAGTTCATAAGCCACCTGCGAAATCCAACTACACTGCTTGGCTCGGAG GAGCGATATTGGGTGCAACGGAAGCGATTGCTACACGAAGTTATACACGTGAAGTGTACGTGCAGTCCAACCGCGTCCCTGATTGGAACAATTTGGCGGATAATACAAAAGAAGTTGATAGCAGAGCCGGTTAA
- the LOC130693717 gene encoding CCA tRNA nucleotidyltransferase 1, mitochondrial-like — protein sequence MSTGKLVNALSLSLKQVRKCGKFSTTHRTLFTASFNPRSIFQSRTCHPPLYCSQLLKRHLFTMKVDSEDFKSVFTDELVQLQKIFEKYNYEIRFAGGLVRDLLMNIKPHDLDFATTATPQQMKDMFNSENIRMINLTGEKHGTITVRINDKENFEITTLRIDVINHGRHAEVEFTQDWELDANRRDLTVNSMFLGFDGTVYDYCGGWDDLQKRRVAFVGDARTRIQEDYLRILRYFRFCARISPDPNVHEPDTEEAIRENIEGLSRISGERIWLELKQILSNRHAGALLETMLRLGIAPHIGLGDNLDMEEFRLVLERARSNNIQLQPISLFASLLDSEEAAVTLHERLKYPNFDKELSFFIVQYRDLLPEPLKPLRPYQMIVIDTKQKMKDAIFRGAELLRYQGNLELANEFEKWVPPRFPVGGADLKSEGVPTGKAMNMVIQRLRSKWKESDFQISHKELVQCIPNVMEDLGLKVQK from the exons ATGTCTACCGGTAAACTAGTTAACGCGTTGTCATTGAGCTTAAAGCAGGTTAGAAAATGTGGTAAATTCAGCACAACACATAGGACACTTTTCACG GCAAGTTTCAATCCAAGGAGCATTTTTCAATCCAGGACCTGCCATCCACCACTCTATTGCTCCCAGCTGCTAAAGCGTCATTTATTTACCATGAAAGTAGATTCAGAAGATTTCAAGTCTGTCTTTACGGATGAACTTGTACAGCTTCAAAAGATTTTTGAGAAGTATAACTATGAAATACGATTTGCTGGAGGACTAGTAAG GGATCTATTGATGAATATTAAACCCCACGATTTAGACTTTGCAACCACAGCAACTCCTCAGCAAATGAAAGATATGTTTAACTCAGAGAATATCCGAATGATCAACCTTACAGGTGAAAAACATGGAACCATAACAGTACGCATCAATGAtaaagaaaactttgaaatCACTACTTTAAGAATTGATGTAATCAACCATGGAAGACATGCAGAAGTAGAATTTACCCAAGATTGGGAACTGGATGCCAATAGAAGGGATCTCACTGTCAATTCAATGTTTCTTG GTTTCGATGGAACTGTATATGATTATTGCGGTGGCTGGGATGATTTGCAGAAACGCCGTGTGGCTTTTGTAGGAGATGCACGTACAAGGATTCAGGAAGACTATCTGAGAATTCTTCGCTACTTTCGGTTTTGTGCTAGAATATCACCTGATCCTAATGTGCATGAGCCTGATACGGAAGAAGCCATACGGGAGAATATAGAGGGCCTCTCTCGGATATCAGGGGAAAGAATCTGGCTGGAATTGAAACAAATTCTAAGCAATCGTCATGCCGGAGCTCTTTTAGAAACTATGCTTCGCCTAGGAATAGCCCCCCATATTGGTCTTGGAGATAACCTTGATATGGAAGAGTTTAGGCTTGTTTTGGAACGCGCAAGAAGTAACAATATTCAGCTACAACCCATCTCGTTGTTTGCCTCTTTACTTGATTCAGAAGAAGCA gctgTTACTCTTCATGAAAGGTTAAAGTATCCAAATTTTGACAAagaactttcgtttttcatcgTTCAGTACCGTGATCTCTTACCTGAGCCTTTAAAACCCCTGAG ACCGTATCAGATGATAGTGATTGACACCAAGCAAAAGATGAAAGATGCAATTTTTAGAGGCGCTGAATTGCTTCGCTATCAAGGAAACCTGGAGCTCGCAAATGAATTTGAGAAATGGGTTCCTCCAAGGTTTCCCGTGGGTGGTGCTGACCTGAAAAGTGAAGGAGTTCCAA CTGGCAAAGCCATGAATATGGTTATACAACGGCTACGAAGCAAATGGAAAGAAAGCGACTTCCAAATCAGCCATAAAGAACTAGTTCAATGCATCCCAAACGTGATGGAAGATCTAGGGCTTAAAGTGCAGAAGTAA
- the LOC130693727 gene encoding glutamate receptor ionotropic, delta-1-like isoform X1, translated as MRNEADLGLGPFAISRERYQAIEFCGRVGGDYTCILVTYPEDSVSLTSAFDVFSTGIWIGWVISGAAVVAVSVVLGFLAKRLWTKDRKIDAGALAWYLYGAVVSQGCHFPQCRLSQRLLLATWCFVAFVFVNIYNSTLTSYLSVTFQRPEINSLNDLGKNPVYKATILAGSIQEIDLQRSNDEVGQTVAGMIQKCGSDCRKFSLQEMVIPVAEKENYVSIIPCSTAIGNMKNYNKKGKKCTLAFAQEIKSWKPMFFGVPKSSPFIEEINRESLWFIAIGMREYWYAEHDKQPEKCKLQYNSKGVATKRSSKRIKLQQFYLPFLILFSGYLLAFIQFCREKCFYRPTA; from the exons ATGAGAAAT GAAGCAGATTTAGGCTTAGGACCATTTGCAATATCTCGAGAACGGTACCAAGCTATCGAGTTTTGCGGAAGAGTTGGAGGAGACTATACGTGCATACTAGTGACATATCCTGAGGATAGCGTCTCGTTGACCAGCGCATTTGATGTGTTTTCCACAGGG ATATGGATAGGATGGGTCATTTCTGGTGCTGCGGTTGTTGCAGTTTCTGTCGTTTTAGGTTTCCTAGCAAAGCGTTTATGGACTAAAGATCGTAAAATAGACGCTGGGGCACTTGCTTGGTACTTATACGGCGCCGTCGTTTCTCAAG GGTGCCACTTTCCGCAATGCCGATTATCACAGAGACTTCTTCTTGCGACGTGGTGTTTTGTGGCTTTTGTCTTtgtcaatatctacaattCAACGTTGACTTCCTACTTGTCCGTAACATTTCAAAGACCGGAAATTAACAGTTTAAATGATTTGGGAAAAAACCCTGTCTATAAGGCAACCATTTTAGCGGGTTCCATACAAGAAATTGATTTGCAG AGAAGCAATGATGAAGTTGGACAAACCGTTGCCGGCATGATCCAGAAATGTGGTTCGGATTGTAGAAAATTCAGCCTTCAAGAAATGGTCATACCAGTTgcagagaaagaaaactacGTTTCCATCATA CCATGCAGTACTGCCATAGGAAACATgaaaaattacaacaaaaaggggaaaaagtgCACTTTAGCTTTTGCGCAAGAAATCAAATCTTGGAAGCCCATGTTTTTTGGTGTACCAAAATCAAGTCCATTCATTGAAGAAATCAATCGAGA ATCGCTATGGTTCATTGCTATTGGAATGCGTGAATACTGGTACGCCGAACACGATAAACAACCGGAGAAATGCAAGCTCCAATACAACAGCAAAGGCGTTGCAACCAAGAGATCCAGTAAACGAATTAAACTGCAGCAATTTTATCTGCCATTCCTCATTCTTTTCAGTGGCTATTTATTAGCTTTTATCCAATTTTGccgtgaaaaatgtttctatcGTCCAACTGCTTAG
- the LOC130693727 gene encoding glutamate receptor ionotropic, delta-1-like isoform X2: MRNEADLGLGPFAISRERYQAIEFCGRVGGDYTCILVTYPEDSVSLTSAFDVFSTGIWVGWIISGAVIVAVSVVLGFLTKRLRVKDRKIDAGAIAWYLYGVMISQGSFFPQCRLPQRLLLATWCFVAFVFVNIYNSTLTSYLSVTFQRPEINSLSDLTKNPSYKATILAGSIQEIDLQRSNDEVGQTAAGLIQKCGSDCRKFSLQEMATIVEEKENYVSIIPCSPGISFLKNRNAKGNKCILTLAHEIKSWKPMFFAVPKSSPFIEEINRESQWFIDVGLRDYWYGQHDKQPEKCKLQYNSKGVATKRFSKRIKLQQFYLPFLILFSGCLLALIQFCREKLFYRASA; this comes from the exons ATGAGAAAT GAAGCAGATTTAGGCTTAGGACCATTTGCAATATCTCGAGAACGGTACCAAGCTATCGAGTTTTGCGGAAGAGTTGGAGGAGACTATACGTGCATACTAGTGACATATCCTGAGGATAGCGTCTCGTTGACCAGCGCATTTGATGTGTTTTCCACAGGG ATATGGGTAGGATGGATCATTTCCGGTGCAGTGATCGTTGCAGTTTCTGTCGTTTTAGGTTTCCTGACCAAACGTTTAAGGGTTAAGGATCGTAAAATAGACGCTGGAGCAATCGCTTGGTACTTATACGGCGTGATGATTTCTCAAG GAAGCTTTTTTCCGCAATGCCGGTTACCACAGAGACTGCTTCTTGCGACGTGGTGTTTCGTGGCTTTTGTCTTtgtcaatatctacaattCCACCTTGACTTCCTACTTGTCCGTAACATTTCAAAGACCGGAAATCAACAGTTTAAGTGATTTAACAAAAAACCCGTCCTATAAGGCAACCATTTTAGCGGGTTCCATACAAGAAATTGATTTGCAG AGAAGCAACGATGAAGTTGGACAAACAGCTGCCGGCCTAATCCAGAAATGTGGTTCAGATTGTAGAAAATTTAGCCTTCAAGAAATGGCCACAAtagttgaagaaaaagaaaactatgtTTCGATCATA cCATGCAGTCCTGGGATATCATTCTTGAAAAACCGAAACGCTAAGGGAAACAAATGCATTTTAACCTTGGCACATGAAATCAAGTCTTGGAAACCCATGTTTTTTGCAGTACCAAAATCAAGTCCATTCATTGAAGAAATCAATCGAGA ATCGCAATGGTTCATTGATGTTGGTCTGCGGGATTACTGGTACGGCCAGCACGATAAACAACCGGAGAAATGCAAGCTACAATACAACAGCAAAGGCGTTGCAACCAAGAGATTCAGCAAACGAATTAAACTGCAACAATTTTATCTGCCATTCCTCATTCTTTTCAGTGGCTGCTTATTGGCTCTTATCCAATTTTGCCGTGAAAAATTGTTCTATCGTGCAAGTGCTTAG
- the LOC130693697 gene encoding low-density lipoprotein receptor-related protein 2-like — MRLLWFGLVVLVQLPNLITAACDGKQFACKNGHGCVATSQHCDHVIDCDDGSDELDCSYPCRSAHMKPCRDGHCIAMYFFCDRDNDCGDWSDELNCTGLLPGSTMNCPSNTFHCEGQVCIPQNWVCDGMEDCSDARDELHCNTTIECKSGFQCGKECILNQWVCDGVADCVDGSDEKECGPDAYMNHSCLPEHGWFSCLSKGSKKCMPISRACDGYVDCDDGTDEGGQCNSTSNCSNNTRCPNECHKTPRGPICSCPQGFQLNGTSCVDIDECSIDPPMCSQKCSNSRGGFECSCVAGYTPGTRDKKSCVANGPEPMLVITTDRDIRYISLPSREYGLVQSGISQAHGVAGDFEDGFVYWNEKSKDKAGIYKSMLDGSAYQYVVSVGVEMVEDLAIDWVGSHVYFADSGRKHIVVCDLHGKICTVVISGQLDKPRAVAVYPEEGLLFWSDWGSHPHIGSAGMDGSKRKNIITTDIVWPNGLVVDETIQRIFWGDAKLNRIESSRLDGSDRKILPVKVTHPYALDIFENTIFWCDPLEHEVLSVDKFTGKDYKVLIKETSFTPTGIHVHHPSKQNLLANPCRNIICSHLCLLSPSVQGFRCACPVGMVLNKDNRTCDSISSQESSIVIATFTDIFRLTHHQIGKDSITRLPTRNVENIGALAFNPLGHSIVYSDTSQRTIYSMHLETYRQEVLFENADMVEGLDVDPFTENIYWTEVTRGTVSIGHKNHNGVYERLVLARDLHSPKGITIASEFGLMFIVEGRISHVISVWHMDGSSRQKLVRVYGTISAMAFDGKHLYFSDSLRGTIERIEVDGQNRTILRSHLGTPVAMDASTDSVFWLTQFSTRISWLNKQEPKTMRGFVIDAADDISVQYRLMSVVDQFDFSHEHVCLGHSGSCSDICAPTPSGATCLCPLGKALGEDQHICNSVNCVGDQWFKCQSECIPAKYRCDGVNDCRLGEDELQCRNATTEVGCSSTQFQCKNGGCVSMHFYCDGDADCQDRSDEPETCPPYECLLDSEYACPNQHHCIPRSAMCDGQPDCIDKSDEANCTSTHSMCSATQFYCQQSRLCIPLTWVCDRDPDCEHGEDEETNFCANANRKPMCPINYLRCPQRPDCMPRMALCNSIAECEHGTDEELCAKLNESATEKIKEPEIECSSNQYSCFLGSNECIPMSSRCDCAFDCKFGEDEEGCENQPLSCKKDLFRCPNEMRYINSSWVCDGLSDCSNSADEEPSLCLTNTSTSTDKSSLPVRDPDFYLCSEDEFQCIDGQCIPESLVCDGERQCPDGTDEGSGCTHSCQNNGHCPQICIPGPREPTCQCEVGYESLNKGHQCVDVDECASENKCSQYCNNTKGGYRCSCSSGYTLELDQHTCKAANGRPMLIIATNHHAEILLNSDGASSRLLVQSTPAMKGIAYHDKLSSFYWITAEGVSRSNNGGQSLIYRIKDLLPSGIALDKTTGNIYYSAVKNVTRNGQDQSVIRVIAKSLEADVNIITTQSIITDIALDSLKGLLFWSEHTKPSIGRIVRATMDGRSTMWLYSIDKIMYPTAITLDQIKSRIYWADITLRSISSCDYNGMKQRHEVAITSGQPLSLTFFENRLTWSVHDQDVLYSQTIKGNSISQHHLNERVSHIITVHSVLEPELPNHCAFSPCNNGICVLKNSSSFTCHCPIGVTVVSSNPFKCSGKSPEVVTVVPSTEAGLNPDYTESPSSPGVTVASILICLTVLTILAVLGWIYYRRWRRTIGSPLKFRFRNALGLTEESTAWEESVDYGDRKRLFIKSDDPDDNGCGPQVMVDQNDNRTTASGVPNRPPVNSSYSSLPSMQPSLVKSHPVEEHQPQQLLPASYSMKDQLLASEL, encoded by the exons ATGCGTTTACTTTGGTTTGGGTTAGTTGTGCTTGTCCAACTGCCGAATTTAATAACAGCAG CTTGTGATGGAAAACAATTTGCGTGCAAAAACGGACACGGGTGTGTGGCTACTAGTCAACATTGTGACCACGTGATCGACTGCGATGACGGATCCGATGAGTTAGATTGCA GTTATCCTTGTCGGAGTGCTCACATGAAACCTTGTAGGGATGGCCATTGTATTGCCATGTACTTCTTTTGTGATAGGGACAATGACTGTGGAGATTGGTCTGATGAGCTCAATTGCACAGGCCTG TTACCTGGTTCGACAATGAATTGCCCATCAAACACATTCCACTGTGAGGGGCAGGTATGCATACCCCAAAACTGGGTCTGTGACGGCATGGAGGATTGTTCTGATGCAAGAGATGAACTTCACTGCAACACAACAATA GAGTGCAAAAGTGGATTTCAGTGTGGAAAGGAATGTATATTGAACCAGTGGGTGTGTGATGGTGTAGCAGATTGTGTAGATGGATCTGATGAAAAAGAATGTG gtCCTGATGCCTACATGAATCACAGCTGCCTACCTGAGCATGGTTGGTTCAGCTGTCTCAGTAAAGGTAGTAAGAAGTGTATGCCCATTAGCCGTGCTTGCGACGGCTATGTCGATTGCGATGACGGGACTGATGAAGGGGGACAGTGCA ATTCTACATCTAATTGTTCAAACAACACGCGTTGCCCGAATGAGTGTCACAAGACTCCTCGTGGCCCTATCTGCTCATGCCCTCAGGGTTTTCAACTCAATGGAACATCTTGCGTTG ATATCGACGAATGTTCGATTGATCCACCCATGTGCAGCCAGAAATGCTCGAACAGCAGAGGTGGTTTTGAATGTTCTTGTGTCGCTGGTTACACTCCTGGAACCCGAGATAAGAAGAGTTGCGTAGCAAATG GACCTGAGCCGATGCTGGTTATCACTACTGATCGGGATATTCGCTACATTTCATTGCCTTCAAGGGAGTATGGGCTTGTTCAGTCGGGTATTTCTCAAGCGCATGGCGTCGCTGGTGATTTCGAGGATGGCTTCGTCTACTGGAACGAGAAGAGCAAAGACAAGGCGGGCATTTACAAATCCATGCTGGACGGATCGGCTTACCAGTATGTGGTTTCAGTTGGCGTAGAAATGGTGGAAGATTTGGCCATCGATTGGGTCGGAAGTCACGTTTACTTTGCTGATTCCGGTCGAAAACACATCGTTGTCTGCGATCTTCACGGTAAAATTTGCACCGTAGTCATCAGTGGACAACTGGACAAGCCGCGTGCCGTGGCAGTATATCCAGAGGAAGGTCTTCTCTTTTGGTCTGATTGGGGCTCTCATCCGCACATCGGCTCTGCTGGCATGGATGGATCGAAGCGGAAGAATATCATTACCACTGACATTGTGTGGCCAAACGGCTTAGTCGTAGATGAAACTATCCAACGTATATTCTGGGGTGATGCCAAACTTAATCGGATCGAAAGCTCGCGCCTTGATGGTTCAGATCGTAAAATTCTTCCTGTTAAAGTCACACACCCTTACGCCCTTGACATATTCGAAAACACCATCTTTTGGTGTGACCCTCTCGAGCACGAAGTCCTCTCCGTGGATAAATTTACTGGCAAGGATTACAAG GTTTTGATCAAAGAAACCTCTTTCACCCCAACTGGTATTCACGTTCATCATCCATCGAAGCAAAATCTTCTCGCCAATCCTTGCAGGAACATCATCTGCAGCCATCTTTGTTTGCTCTCACCTTCAGTTCAAGGCTTTAGATGCGCTTGCCCAGTAGGAATGGTTTTGAACAAAGACAACCGTACTTGCGATTCGATCTCTTCACAGGAATCTTCCATTGTCATCGCAACATTTACTGACATTTTTCGATTGACTCACCATCAGATCGGCAAGGATTCCATCACCCGTCTGCCTACGCGTAACGTAGAGAACATTGGGGCCCTGGCCTTCAACCCGTTAGGTCATTCGATCGTCTACAGTGACACGAGTCAAAGGACCATTTACTCCATGCATTTGGAAACATATCGGCAAGAGGTCCTTTTCGAAAATGCTGATATGGTTGAAGGATTGGACGTCGACCCATTCACGGAGAATATTTACTGGACGGAAGTAACTCGAGGCACTGTCTCGATTGGTCATAAGAATCACAATGGCGTCTACGAACGATTGGTCTTGGCACGAGATCTCCACAGCCCTAAAGGTATCACCATTGCATCTGAATTCGGTTTGATGTTCATCGTTGAAGGACGCATCAGCCACGTCATCAGTGTTTGGCATATGGACGGTAGTTCTCGGCAGAAACTGGTTCGAGTTTACGGCACGATTTCGGCGATGGCTTTCGATGGCAAACATCTCTACTTCAGCGACTCTCTTCGTGGAACAATTGAACGCATCGAAGTCGACGGTCAAAACCGAACCATTCTCCGCTCTCATCTTGGAACCCCGGTTGCGATGGACGCCAGTACCGATTCTGTTTTCTGGTTGACGCAGTTCTCTACTCGCATCAGCTGGCTTAACAAGCAAGAACCGAAAACGAtgcgtggattcgtcattgaTGCTGCCGACGATATTTCTGTCCAGTACCGCCTGATGTCCGTCGTAGATCAATTCGATTTTAGCCACGAACATGTTTGTCTGGGTCATTCTGGAAGTTGCAGCGATATTTGTGCACCGACGCCGAGTGGAGCCACTTGCTTGTGCCCATTGGGTAAAGCATTGGGAGAAGATCAGCATATCTGCAATTCAGTCAACTGTGTTGGCGACCAATGGTTTAAATGTCAATCCGAATGTATTCCTGCCAAATATCGATGTGATGGAGTTAACGATTGTCGTCTCGGTGAAGATGAATTGCAGTGCCGCAATGCCACAACGGAAGTCGGATGCAGCAGTACTCAATTTCAGTGCAAGAATGGTGGGTGTGTCTCTATGCATTTCTACTGTGATGGAGATGCTGATTGTCAAGATCGTTCTGATGAACCTGAAACCTGCCCTCCTTACGAATGTTTATTGGACAGCGAATACGCCTGTCCTAATCAACATCACTGTATTCCACGTTCTGCCATGTGTGATGGACAACCGGATTGTATAGACAAATCGGATGAAGCTAATTGCACCAGCACTCATTCGATGTGTTCGGCAACCCAGTTTTATTGCCAGCAGAGTCGACTTTGCATTCCCTTAACTTGGGTTTGTGATAGAGACCCGGATTGTGAACACGGCGAAGATGAAGAGACCAATTTCTGCGCTAATGCTAATCGGAAACCGATGTGTCCAATCAACTATCTTCGTTGCCCTCAACGTCCTGATTGTATGCCCAGAATGGCCCTCTGCAACAGTATTGCTGAATGCGAACATGGCACAGATGAGGAACTTTGTGCTAAGCTGAACGAGTCCGCCACtgagaaaattaaagaacCAGAGATAGAATGCTCGTCAAATCAATACAGCTGCTTCTTGGGTTCAAATGAATGCATCCCCATGTCATCAAG ATGCGATTGTGCATTTGATTGCAAGTTTGGCGAAGATGAAGAAGGCTGCGAAAATCAACCATTGTCATGCAAGAAGGATCTTTTCAGGTGCCCGAATGAGATGCGTTACATCAACAGTTCGTGGGTTTGCGATGGTCTGTCAGATTGTTCCAACAGCGCCGATGAAGAACCGTCTCTTTGTCTTACAAACACATCCACTTCAACTGATAAATCTAGCCTTCCTGTTAGGGATCCTGATTTCTATTTGTGTTCAGAAGATGAGTTTCAGTGTATCGATGGTCAGTGTATACCAGAAAGCCTGGTTTGCGATGGCGAACGCCAATGCCCCGATGGCACTGACGAAGGATCTGGTTGCA CTCATTCATGTCAGAACAATGGTCATTGCCCACAGATTTGCATTCCTGGTCCAAGAGAACCAACATGCCAGTGTGAGGTGGGTTATGAATCGCTTAACAAGGGCCATCAGTGCGTTGATGTCGACGAGTGTGCATCTGAGAATAAGTGCTCCCAATACTGCAACAACACTAAAGGAGGCTATCGTTGTTCTTGTTCGTCTGGATATACTTTGGAACTTGATCAGCACACGTGTAAAGCTGCCAATGGTCGCCCAATGTTGATTATTGCAACAAATCATCATGCTGAAATTCTACTCAACAGTGATGGTGCTTCTAGTCGTCTGCTAGTCCAATCAACCCCCGCCATGAAGGGTATTGCTTACCATGACAAGCTCTCATCATTTTATTGGATCACTGCCGAGGGTGTTAGCAGAAGTAACAATGGCGGACAGTCACTTATCTACAGAATCAAGGATCTTTTGCCAAGCGGAATAGCTCTGGATAAAACCACTGGAAATATTTACTACAGCGCTGTGAAGAATGTAACCCGAAATGGTCAAGATCAATCCGTTATTAGGGTCATTGCTAAATCGCTGGAGGCTGACGTGAATATCATTACCACCCAGTCAATCATCACCGACATTGCCCTGGATAGTTTGAAGGGTTTATTGTTTTGGTCAGAGCATACGAAACCTTCCATTGGGCGTATCGTACGTGCTACTATGGACGGGCGATCTACAATGTGGCTTTACTCTATCGACAAGATTATGTATCCTACCGCAATCACTttggatcaaatcaagtcgcGCATCTACTGGGCTGACATCACACTTCGTTCGATTTCCAGTTGTGATTACAATGGTATGAAGCAAAGGCACGAAGTTGCCATTACAAGTGGGCAGCCGTTGTCACTGACCTTCTTCGAAAATCGTCTTACCTGGAGTGTCCACGATCAAGACGTCCTTTACAGTCAGACGATCAAAGGAAATTCCATTTCACAGCATCATCTGAATGAACGAGTCAGTCACATCATTACTGTCCATTCTGTTTTGGAACCAGAGTTGCCGAATCACTGCGCATTCTCTCCTTGCAATAATGGAATTTGCGTGCTTAAAAACAGTTCCAGCTTCACGTGCCATTGTCCGATTGGTGTCACCGTTGTTTCATCCAATCCGTTCAAGTGTTCCGGTAAATCTCCTGAAGTGGTCACTGTCGTGCCGAGCACCGAAGCTGGGCTCAATCCGGATTATACTGAATCTCCATCCAGCCCCGGTGTAACAGTCGCTTCGATTCTCATCTGCCTCACTGTGTTGACCATCTTGGCTGTTTTGGGCTGGATTTATTACCGTAGATGGCGTCGCACGATTGGATCACCTCTTAAGTTTCGTTTCCGCAATGCTCTGGGATTGACTGAGGAAAGCACGGCTTGGGAAGAAAGTGTGGATTATGGCGACCGTAAGAGGTTGTTTATCAAGTCGGATGACCCAGATGACAATGGATGTGGACCACAGGTGATGGTTGATCAGAATGATAACCGAACAACCGCATCGGGAGTTCCCAATCGACCTCCTGTAAATTCTAGTTACTCAAGCCTTCCATCCATGCAGCCATCTCTGGTTAAGAGCCATCCGGTGGAAGAGCATCAACCGCAACAGCTTTTACCCGCATCGTATTCAATGAAGGATCAGCTTTTAGCCAGCGAGTTGTGA